In one Desulfoferula mesophila genomic region, the following are encoded:
- the tadA gene encoding tRNA adenosine(34) deaminase TadA translates to MTQPGFSPADAGHMRRTLELARRAAAQGEVPIGAVLTDPQGQVIAQAGNATIAQGDPTAHAEMLCLRQAARALGNYRLGGCTLYVSLEPCAMCAGAVVWARLARVVFAAHDPKAGAYGSALDLGAVPSLNHQPIVQGGLLAGEAADILKEFFAARR, encoded by the coding sequence ATGACTCAGCCAGGATTCAGCCCCGCGGACGCCGGCCACATGCGCCGGACCCTGGAGTTGGCCCGCCGGGCCGCGGCCCAGGGCGAGGTGCCCATCGGCGCGGTGTTGACCGACCCCCAGGGGCAAGTGATCGCCCAAGCGGGCAACGCCACCATCGCCCAAGGCGACCCCACGGCCCACGCCGAGATGCTCTGCTTGCGCCAAGCGGCGCGGGCGCTGGGCAACTACCGCCTGGGAGGCTGCACCCTGTACGTGAGCCTGGAACCCTGCGCCATGTGCGCCGGGGCGGTGGTGTGGGCCCGGCTGGCCCGGGTGGTGTTCGCCGCCCATGACCCCAAGGCCGGGGCCTACGGCTCGGCCCTGGACCTGGGCGCGGTGCCCAGCCTCAACCACCAGCCCATCGTGCAAGGGGGGTTGCTGGCCGGGGAGGCGGCGGATATCCTAAAGGAGTTTTTCGCGGCGCGCCGCTAG
- a CDS encoding DUF6538 domain-containing protein gives MEKMPGHPRLYRRGAVYYHRAAIPVDIKDTYPKAEETFSLGTKDYNEALKRVRIAAVEIDRRFDQHRHKLQQQASAPILDELTEFQIKQLGRCKWRSKSETILVAVENRDTLIQFSSGVLVRWRPWWLPGQDSLEERKGCTRTWINGPGSDLSCAMARRASAS, from the coding sequence ATGGAGAAGATGCCTGGACACCCCCGTCTTTACCGTCGAGGCGCGGTCTATTACCACCGTGCAGCCATCCCCGTCGATATCAAGGATACCTACCCGAAGGCTGAAGAAACTTTCTCGCTAGGGACCAAGGACTACAACGAAGCGCTCAAGCGCGTCCGTATTGCGGCCGTGGAGATAGACAGGCGCTTCGATCAGCACCGCCACAAGCTTCAACAGCAGGCCAGCGCTCCCATCCTCGATGAGCTGACCGAATTCCAGATCAAGCAGCTCGGGAGATGTAAATGGCGGTCCAAAAGCGAGACGATTTTAGTGGCGGTTGAAAACCGTGACACATTGATTCAGTTTTCTTCAGGTGTTTTGGTGCGATGGAGGCCATGGTGGCTTCCAGGCCAGGACTCTCTGGAGGAGCGGAAGGGGTGTACACGGACATGGATCAATGGGCCCGGATCAGACTTGAGTTGCGCGATGGCCAGGCGAGCAAGCGCGAGTTAA
- a CDS encoding phenylacetate--CoA ligase family protein yields the protein MFWQEQIELLPREELSELQTERLRRSLAQAKKSPFYSQALKGIDPQDINSPQDVRGLPFTVKQDLRDSFPYGMLAVPRSQVVRLHASSGTTGTPTAILHSKADLRAWANLMARSLYMAGVRPGDVFQNITGYGLFSGGLGIHQGAERLGAMVIPVGTGNSRRQIALMRQFGTTAMHLIPSYALRLAGVFAEQGLDPRSDTQLRIAVIGAEPHSEQTRKRVEDLFGVKAYNSYGLSEINGPGVAMECPEQNGLHLWEDAFLLEVLHPMTMEPVEPGQIGEVVLTTLERRAMPLIRYRTRDLAALLPGECACGRTHRRLSRIVGRSDDMFIIKGVNVYPMQVESVLMDFKAVGGQYLIILENKGEADSMTVRAELSPEAAGLSPLERAGLARNLAKALRDELLVTPAVEILDPDGLPMTQGKAERVQDHRKLS from the coding sequence ATGTTTTGGCAAGAACAAATCGAACTGCTGCCCCGCGAAGAGCTTAGCGAACTGCAAACCGAACGCCTGCGCCGCTCCCTGGCCCAGGCCAAGAAATCACCTTTTTATTCCCAGGCCCTCAAGGGGATCGACCCCCAGGACATAAACTCGCCCCAGGACGTGCGTGGCCTGCCCTTCACCGTGAAGCAGGACCTGCGCGACAGCTTCCCCTACGGCATGTTGGCCGTGCCCCGCAGCCAGGTGGTGCGCCTGCACGCCTCCAGCGGGACCACCGGCACCCCCACCGCCATCTTGCACAGCAAGGCCGACCTGCGCGCCTGGGCCAACCTCATGGCCCGCAGCCTGTACATGGCCGGGGTGCGGCCGGGAGACGTGTTCCAGAACATCACCGGCTACGGCCTGTTCAGCGGCGGCCTGGGCATCCACCAGGGTGCCGAGCGCCTGGGGGCCATGGTCATCCCCGTGGGCACCGGCAACAGCCGCCGCCAGATCGCGCTCATGCGCCAGTTCGGCACCACGGCCATGCACCTTATCCCCAGCTACGCCCTGCGCCTGGCCGGGGTGTTCGCCGAGCAGGGCCTGGACCCGCGCAGCGACACACAGCTTCGTATCGCCGTTATCGGGGCCGAGCCCCACAGCGAGCAGACCCGCAAGCGGGTGGAGGACCTGTTCGGGGTGAAGGCCTACAACAGCTACGGCCTCAGCGAGATCAACGGGCCGGGGGTGGCCATGGAGTGCCCGGAGCAGAACGGCCTGCACCTGTGGGAAGACGCCTTTCTGCTGGAGGTGCTGCACCCCATGACCATGGAGCCGGTGGAGCCGGGGCAGATCGGCGAGGTGGTGCTCACCACCCTGGAGCGCCGGGCCATGCCCCTGATCCGCTACCGCACCCGCGACCTGGCCGCCCTGTTGCCCGGCGAATGCGCCTGCGGCCGCACCCACCGCCGCCTGAGCCGCATCGTGGGGCGCAGCGACGACATGTTCATCATCAAGGGGGTCAACGTCTACCCCATGCAGGTGGAATCGGTGCTCATGGACTTCAAGGCGGTGGGGGGCCAGTACCTCATCATCCTGGAAAACAAGGGCGAGGCCGACTCCATGACCGTACGGGCCGAGCTGAGCCCCGAGGCGGCCGGGCTGTCGCCCCTGGAGCGAGCGGGCCTGGCCCGCAACCTGGCCAAAGCCCTGCGCGACGAGCTGCTGGTCACCCCGGCGGTGGAGATTTTGGACCCCGACGGCCTGCCCATGACCCAGGGCAAGGCCGAGAGGGTGCAGGACCACCGCAAGCTTAGTTAA
- a CDS encoding PAS domain-containing protein yields the protein MPPFAVPAKVFLSRRVILPNKVNFNNDLSFSRVVYDAVPSPILVVDEDVRIIDHNQAAGDILAPSSQRVLRRRAGEVLHCLNSELSPGGCGRAEPCGQCVIRGSVNRCLDSGAVSRQRARLELNDGQKVQEVHYLVSAAPLRRQQQDLVVLILEDMGEIEELRRLLPICAKCKKVRDADELWHRVEHYFSKHLDVDFTHGLCPECAAELYPQLMGRQDRKPG from the coding sequence ATGCCCCCATTTGCCGTCCCTGCCAAGGTTTTTTTGAGCCGGAGGGTGATATTGCCTAATAAAGTTAATTTTAACAATGACTTGTCCTTTAGCCGCGTTGTCTATGACGCCGTGCCGTCTCCCATCTTGGTGGTGGACGAGGATGTTCGCATCATTGATCACAACCAGGCTGCCGGCGATATCTTGGCGCCAAGCTCCCAGCGCGTGTTGCGCCGCCGGGCGGGCGAAGTATTGCATTGCCTGAACTCGGAGTTATCCCCCGGGGGGTGCGGCCGGGCGGAGCCCTGCGGCCAGTGCGTCATCCGCGGTTCGGTGAACCGCTGCCTGGACTCGGGGGCCGTATCCCGGCAAAGGGCCCGCTTGGAGCTGAACGACGGTCAAAAGGTGCAAGAGGTGCACTACTTGGTCTCGGCCGCGCCGCTCAGGCGCCAGCAGCAAGACCTGGTGGTGCTGATCCTGGAGGATATGGGAGAAATCGAGGAGTTGCGGCGCTTGCTCCCCATTTGCGCCAAGTGCAAAAAGGTGCGCGACGCCGACGAGTTGTGGCACAGGGTGGAGCACTATTTCAGCAAGCACCTGGACGTGGACTTCACCCACGGCCTGTGCCCCGAGTGCGCCGCCGAGCTCTACCCCCAGCTCATGGGCCGCCAGGACCGCAAGCCGGGCTAA
- a CDS encoding alpha-amylase family glycosyl hydrolase: MPDSAAQRGVPRKILYDRRPNYSRPALELDHATREDLLAHLTFLYGKEQAQEAMPEMERILKVHHAHKSEELRELLAGRDPRRLFSEKDMILITYGDMIKDGEGTPLAVLARACDDHMLAPDILHILPFFPYSSDRGFSVVDFSKVDPRLGTWDDIHRLAGRFRLMFDGVLNHISAHSQAFHRFLDGDPELKEFFIAYDSPDELTPDQRSKIFRPRVSDILTPFMTLEGVRYLWTTFSPDQIDLNYRNPKVLLSVVQALLFYIRQGADLLRLDAVTYIWAEPGTECIHLDQTHEIVKLLRTVVEAVAPGVALVTETNVPHADNVRYFGSGYDEAHMVYNFALPPLVLHAIYRQCAKYLAAWAADLEPPSEATAFFNILDTHDGIGLMGAKQILPPEEIELIVGTAQAHGALISQKTVEGGGEEPYEINSTWWSAVNPVGGEDHALQLERYLASRAVALSLKGVPGMYLHGALGSSSDLETYQRTGVKRDVNRATVDLAVLEAESRDPSSRLGRLAPRMSLLNLTRVAQKAFHPQGSQKVLAAPEAVLALLRVSSDGEQRLLSLINLSASPVPCRLELPAPARGKGIWADLLGPGRVTEQGGALEVELKPYQVMWLRPRGEEGAPV; this comes from the coding sequence ATGCCCGATTCAGCCGCCCAAAGAGGGGTGCCCCGCAAGATTCTCTACGACCGCAGGCCCAACTACAGCCGCCCGGCCCTGGAGCTGGACCACGCCACGCGCGAGGACCTTCTGGCCCATCTCACCTTTCTCTACGGCAAGGAGCAGGCCCAAGAGGCCATGCCCGAGATGGAGCGCATCCTCAAGGTGCACCACGCCCACAAGTCCGAGGAACTGCGCGAGCTGCTGGCGGGGCGCGACCCCCGGCGCCTGTTCAGTGAAAAGGACATGATCCTCATCACCTACGGCGACATGATAAAGGACGGCGAGGGCACGCCCCTGGCGGTGTTGGCCCGGGCCTGCGACGACCACATGCTGGCCCCGGACATCCTGCACATCCTGCCCTTTTTCCCCTATTCCTCGGACCGGGGCTTTTCGGTGGTGGATTTCAGCAAGGTGGACCCCCGCCTGGGCACCTGGGATGACATCCACCGCCTGGCCGGCCGCTTTCGCCTGATGTTCGACGGGGTGCTCAACCACATCTCGGCCCACAGCCAGGCCTTTCACCGCTTCTTGGACGGCGACCCCGAGCTGAAGGAATTTTTCATCGCCTACGACTCGCCCGACGAGCTGACCCCGGACCAGCGCTCCAAGATATTTCGCCCGCGGGTGAGCGACATTCTCACCCCCTTCATGACCCTGGAGGGGGTGCGCTATCTTTGGACCACCTTCAGCCCCGACCAGATCGACCTGAACTACCGCAATCCCAAGGTGCTACTGAGCGTGGTGCAGGCGCTATTGTTTTACATCCGCCAGGGGGCGGACCTACTGCGCCTGGACGCGGTCACCTACATCTGGGCCGAGCCGGGCACCGAGTGCATCCACCTGGACCAGACCCACGAAATCGTCAAGCTGTTGCGCACCGTGGTGGAGGCGGTGGCGCCGGGGGTGGCCCTGGTAACCGAAACCAACGTGCCCCACGCCGACAACGTGCGCTACTTCGGCAGCGGCTACGACGAGGCCCACATGGTCTACAACTTCGCCCTGCCCCCCCTGGTGCTGCACGCCATCTACCGCCAATGCGCCAAATACCTGGCCGCCTGGGCCGCAGACCTGGAGCCGCCCAGCGAGGCCACCGCCTTTTTCAACATTCTGGACACCCACGACGGCATCGGCCTGATGGGGGCAAAGCAGATCCTGCCCCCCGAGGAGATAGAGTTAATCGTGGGCACGGCCCAGGCCCACGGGGCCCTGATTTCCCAGAAAACGGTGGAGGGCGGCGGCGAGGAGCCTTACGAGATCAACAGCACCTGGTGGAGCGCGGTCAACCCGGTGGGCGGCGAGGATCACGCCCTGCAACTGGAGCGCTACCTGGCCAGCCGGGCGGTGGCCCTGTCCCTCAAGGGGGTGCCGGGGATGTATCTGCACGGAGCCCTGGGCTCCTCCTCGGACCTGGAGACCTACCAGCGCACCGGCGTCAAGCGCGACGTGAACCGGGCCACCGTGGACTTGGCCGTGCTGGAGGCCGAGTCCCGCGACCCCTCTTCGCGCCTTGGGCGCCTGGCCCCGCGTATGAGCCTGCTGAACCTGACCCGGGTGGCCCAAAAGGCCTTCCACCCCCAGGGGAGCCAAAAGGTGCTCGCGGCCCCGGAGGCGGTGCTGGCCCTCCTGCGCGTCTCCTCGGACGGGGAGCAGCGCCTGTTGTCGTTGATAAACCTGAGCGCTTCGCCGGTGCCCTGCAGGTTGGAGCTGCCCGCCCCGGCCCGGGGCAAGGGGATCTGGGCCGATCTTTTGGGGCCCGGCCGGGTGACGGAGCAGGGCGGCGCCTTGGAGGTGGAGCTAAAGCCCTACCAGGTGATGTGGCTCAGGCCACGGGGAGAGGAGGGTGCGCCGGTCTAG
- the ahbB gene encoding siroheme decarboxylase subunit beta — protein sequence MELDTTDRKIISRLQGDLPLVPRPFAALAEEVGLTEEEVVRRVRGLAEGRVMRRFGATLRHQRSGFASNVMVAWRVPPERASEVGEKLAAFRNVSHCYWREPCEGFSYNLFSMVHGRSEAECRSLVREMAEQAQAEEFELLFSVEELKKTSMRYFDTEGDIHEG from the coding sequence ATGGAGTTGGACACCACGGACCGCAAGATTATCTCCCGTTTACAGGGAGACCTGCCCCTGGTTCCCCGGCCCTTCGCTGCGTTGGCCGAAGAAGTGGGTCTGACGGAAGAGGAAGTGGTGCGCCGGGTAAGGGGCTTGGCCGAAGGGCGGGTGATGCGCCGTTTCGGGGCCACTCTTCGCCACCAGCGCTCCGGCTTCGCCAGCAACGTGATGGTCGCCTGGCGAGTGCCGCCCGAGCGGGCCTCCGAAGTTGGCGAGAAGTTGGCCGCCTTCCGCAACGTCAGTCACTGCTACTGGCGCGAACCCTGCGAAGGGTTTTCCTACAACCTGTTTTCCATGGTGCATGGCCGCAGCGAGGCCGAGTGCCGTTCCCTGGTTCGGGAAATGGCGGAGCAGGCCCAGGCCGAGGAGTTCGAGTTGCTTTTCTCCGTGGAGGAGCTAAAAAAAACCTCCATGCGCTACTTTGATACAGAAGGTGATATCCATGAAGGATGA
- the hemL gene encoding glutamate-1-semialdehyde 2,1-aminomutase: MKDDRSRELWQRSQKVIPGGVNSPARAMLAVGREPLFIRSARGCYIEDVDGNRYIDYVGSWGPLILGHADPDVVAAVKKAAEKGTSFGAPTEAEVNFAEMLTRLIPSMEQVRLVSSGTEATMSALRLARGYTERDLIVKFDGCYHGHSDGLLVASGSGLATLGLPSCPGVPAEVAGLSVSIPYNDLAALEKLFHEKGDKIAAVIIEPVAGNMGVVPPAPGYLQGVREICDEYGSLLIFDEVITGFRVALGGAQELYGVTPDLTTLGKIIGAGLPLGAYGGKAEIMQKVAPCGPVYQAGTLSGNPLATAAGLRALDMLDVAGVYQRLEENSAKLYDGLGDIFTKAGVPHYGNRVGAMFSYFFQKGPVTDWTSASKSDTEAFGRWFRAMLGRGVYLAPSQFECTFMSLAHDADAIEQTLSAAEEAIKEV, translated from the coding sequence ATGAAGGATGATAGATCCCGGGAGCTGTGGCAGCGGTCCCAAAAGGTGATTCCCGGAGGTGTCAACAGCCCGGCCAGGGCCATGCTTGCGGTGGGGCGCGAGCCTTTGTTCATCCGCTCGGCCCGCGGCTGTTACATAGAAGACGTGGACGGCAACCGCTACATAGACTACGTGGGCTCCTGGGGGCCGCTGATCCTGGGCCACGCCGACCCCGACGTGGTGGCGGCGGTGAAAAAGGCGGCCGAAAAGGGCACCAGCTTCGGCGCGCCCACCGAGGCGGAGGTCAACTTCGCCGAGATGCTCACCCGCCTGATCCCCTCCATGGAGCAGGTACGCCTGGTAAGTAGCGGCACCGAGGCCACCATGAGCGCCCTGCGCCTGGCCCGGGGCTACACCGAGCGCGACCTCATCGTCAAGTTCGACGGCTGCTACCACGGCCACAGCGACGGCCTGCTGGTGGCCTCGGGCAGCGGGCTGGCCACCCTGGGCCTGCCCTCCTGCCCCGGCGTGCCCGCCGAGGTGGCCGGGCTGTCGGTGAGCATCCCCTACAACGACCTGGCCGCTTTGGAAAAGCTCTTCCACGAAAAGGGAGACAAGATCGCGGCGGTGATCATCGAGCCGGTGGCCGGCAACATGGGCGTGGTGCCTCCGGCGCCGGGCTATCTGCAAGGGGTGCGCGAGATCTGCGACGAGTACGGCTCCCTGTTGATCTTCGACGAGGTCATCACCGGCTTCCGGGTGGCCCTGGGCGGGGCCCAGGAGCTCTACGGCGTCACCCCGGACCTGACCACCCTGGGCAAGATCATCGGCGCGGGCCTGCCCCTGGGGGCCTATGGCGGCAAGGCCGAGATCATGCAGAAGGTCGCCCCCTGCGGGCCGGTCTACCAGGCGGGCACCCTCTCGGGCAACCCGCTGGCCACCGCCGCCGGGCTGCGGGCTCTGGACATGCTGGACGTGGCCGGGGTGTATCAGCGCCTGGAAGAAAACTCGGCCAAGCTCTACGACGGCCTGGGCGACATATTCACCAAGGCCGGGGTGCCCCACTACGGCAACCGGGTGGGAGCCATGTTCTCCTACTTCTTCCAGAAAGGCCCGGTGACCGACTGGACCAGCGCGTCCAAGAGCGACACCGAGGCCTTTGGCCGCTGGTTTAGGGCCATGCTGGGCCGGGGGGTGTATCTGGCCCCCAGCCAGTTCGAGTGCACCTTCATGAGCCTGGCCCACGACGCCGACGCCATCGAGCAGACGCTGTCGGCGGCCGAGGAGGCCATCAAGGAAGTCTAG
- a CDS encoding formyltransferase family protein has protein sequence MAGKPIFDPSRAGRPLRVAAFMSGSGTNVVKLLEAPGASYEVAFIFSDTASDKCRGQEIARRFDLPYFAYDVRRFHEKRGLKRSVKSAEGLAARRAYDQVAQRLVKAFDIDIIALGGYMSFLTLTGAINVHPADLSLVDEAGKRRFVGDDAVLDAIVAGQSELRSSTLFTDLGVDSGPLLMVSDPIPVELPAPLAEIKADPAHLRQVADQHQERLKQAGDWVVFPTTLELIAQGRLGLTDEGGVATLDGALKPGGVRPAELA, from the coding sequence ATGGCCGGCAAACCCATATTCGATCCCTCCCGGGCGGGACGCCCCCTCAGGGTGGCCGCTTTCATGTCCGGCTCGGGCACCAACGTGGTCAAGCTGCTGGAGGCCCCGGGGGCCTCCTACGAGGTGGCCTTCATCTTCAGCGACACCGCCTCCGACAAATGCCGGGGCCAGGAGATCGCCCGGCGTTTCGACCTGCCCTACTTCGCCTATGACGTGCGCCGCTTTCACGAAAAGCGCGGCCTCAAGCGCAGCGTGAAGAGCGCCGAGGGCCTGGCCGCCCGGCGCGCCTACGACCAGGTGGCCCAGCGCCTGGTAAAGGCCTTTGACATCGACATCATCGCCCTGGGCGGCTACATGAGCTTTCTTACCCTCACCGGGGCCATCAACGTGCACCCGGCCGACTTGAGCCTAGTGGACGAGGCGGGCAAGCGCCGTTTCGTGGGCGACGACGCGGTGTTGGACGCCATCGTGGCCGGCCAAAGCGAGCTGCGCTCCTCCACCCTGTTCACCGACCTGGGGGTGGACTCGGGCCCCCTGCTCATGGTCAGCGACCCCATCCCCGTGGAGCTGCCCGCCCCCCTGGCCGAGATCAAGGCCGATCCGGCGCACCTGCGCCAGGTGGCCGACCAGCACCAGGAGCGCCTGAAACAGGCCGGGGACTGGGTGGTGTTCCCCACCACCCTGGAGCTGATCGCCCAGGGCCGTCTGGGGCTCACCGACGAGGGCGGCGTGGCCACCCTGGACGGCGCGCTCAAACCGGGCGGGGTGCGCCCCGCCGAGCTGGCCTGA